From a region of the Triticum aestivum cultivar Chinese Spring chromosome 7D, IWGSC CS RefSeq v2.1, whole genome shotgun sequence genome:
- the LOC123168296 gene encoding protein STRICTOSIDINE SYNTHASE-LIKE 10-like, protein MASGTRGVAAATISLAVLLLIFCFPPSTAAAAGVPSIDATRTRHLPLPRGLLRGPESVAFDAKGQGPYSGVSDGRVLKWNGDKLGWSTYTYNPDYSSEACTASLLRPETATEGHCGRPLGLRFHLKSGYLYVADAYKGLMRVAPGGGEATVLVTEVDGVPLRFTNGVDIDQVTGEVYFTDSSRNYNRSQHEMVTRTGDSTGRLLRYDPRTGKAVVLQADITYPNGLSISADRTHLIISSTGPCKLLRYWIKGSKAGTMELFADLPGYPDNVRPDKKGGYWVALHREKAELPFGVDSHLLALRIDADGKIIEEMRGPKGVRPTEVVERKGGRLFMGSVELHYVSVVTRK, encoded by the coding sequence ATGGCGAGCGGCACGCGGGGTGTCGCCGCGGCGACTATCTCTCTCGCCGTACTGCTCCTAATCTTTTGCTTCCCGCCCAGCACTGCCGCGGCCGCCGGCGTCCCCAGCATCGACGCCACGCGGACGCGCCACCTGCCGCTGCCACGCGGGCTGCTGCGCGGCCCGGAGAGCGTCGCCTTCGACGCCAAAGGCCAGGGTCCATACAGCGGCGTGTCCGACGGCCGCGTGCTTAAGTGGAACGGCGACAAGCTCGGCTGGTCGACGTACACCTACAACCCCGACTACAGCAGCGAGGCGTGCACGGCGTCTCTCCTTCGCCCGGAGACTGCCACCGAGGGCCACTGCGGCCGGCCGCTCGGTCTGCGGTTCCACCTCAAGTCCGGGTACCTCTACGTGGCCGACGCCTACAAGGGACTCATGCGGGTCgcgccgggcggcggggaggcCACTGTGCTTGTCACGGAGGTTGATGGCGTGCCTCTCCGCTTCACCAACGGGGTGGACATCGACCAGGTAACCGGCGAGGTCTACTTCACGGACAGCTCCAGGAACTACAATAGGTCACAGCATGAGATGGTGACAAGAACCGGAGACTCGACGGGTCGGCTACTGAGGTATGACCCACGGACAGGAAAGGCCGTCGTGCTCCAGGCCGACATCACTTACCCCAATGGCCTCTCCATCAGCGCTGATCGAACACATCTAATCATCTCATCGACCGGGCCGTGTAAGCTGCTACGATACTGGATCAAGGGCTCCAAGGCGGGCACCATGGAGCTATTCGCCGACCTCCCAGGTTATCCAGACAATGTGAGGCCCGACAAGAAAGGAGGATACTGGGTGGCACTGCACCGTGAGAAGGCTGAGCTCCCCTTTGGCGTTGATAGCCACCTGCTAGCATTGAGGATCGACGCCGATGGAAAAATAATCGAGGAGATGCGGGGACCGAAGGGTGTGAGGCCAACCGAGGTGGTGGAGAGGAAAGGTGGCAGACTGTTCATGGGATCCGTCGAGCTTCACTATGTGTCCGTCGTCACGCGCAAATAG